The Misgurnus anguillicaudatus chromosome 21, ASM2758022v2, whole genome shotgun sequence genome includes a window with the following:
- the LOC129440524 gene encoding uncharacterized protein isoform X2 codes for MPVGPINVCFFLLMLNSESVLALCEVRVRILNFGCHLDWECPDANPDTTYTVQTQSSTSGPWKNVSDCIQISRKSCDLSHVFTNLNVFYFIRLSSEKQLDIIDETYCDPINDEAATFSPPSVTISMENQSLWVTVYFPCAPSISCKPHGEEALCPCPISDHTSDLSVTVILYNKNNPSDTQIRSDRNVEEASVRKEFGFLISGNVYCAVANFTSEGHLAPSPPSPPQCIYVPAKIESLLVVVVCAVLVALVLACFLLWRQFGSSEPPLPKSLRLLYDQEIQNATFIDPSKAASDRESFEGDKISIVSLYEFTLIDNQSYYHSSQSLGKGYYKSPMLQDPNYTEDSAGVLTVESEGLEIDGADCFELLWTSNVTQERGERYPYLSETLNIPLSSVRVKCTEREETTAGPEQGRDVTGHMYEDT; via the exons ATGCCCGTTGGTCCCATAAACGTGTGTTTTTTTCTCTTGATGCTGAATTCAG AGTCTGTGCTCGCTTTATGTGAGGTGAGAGTGAGGATACTTAATTTTGGATGCCATCTTGACTGGGAGTGCCCTGATGCCAACCCTGACACAACTTACACGGTCCAGACTCAGAGCAGTACGAGTGG ACCATGGAAAAATGTTTCAGACTGCATCCAGATCTCCAGGAAGAGCTGTGATCTGTCACACGTCTTTACAAACCTAAACGTCTTCTACTTCATTAGACTGAGTTCAGAGAAGCAGTTGGACATCATCGATGAAACATACTGTGACCCAATAAATGACG AGGCCGCCACATTCAGTCCTCCATCCGTCACCATTTCAATGGAGAACCAAAGCCTCTGGGTGACTGTATATTTTCCTTGTGCTCCATCCATAAGCTGCAAACCTCATGGAGAAGAAGCACTTTGCCCCTGCCCCATATCTGACCATACAAGCGACCTCTCAGTTACAGTCATACTGTACAACAAAAATAATCCCTCAGACACACAG ATACGATCTGATAGAAATGTGGAGGAAGCATCTGTCCGGAAGGAATTTGGGTTCCTCATATCTGGGAACGTGTACTGCGCCGTTGCCAACTTCACATCTGAAGGCCATCTTGCGCCTTCACCCCCCAGCCCTCCGCAGTGTATTTACGTACCAGCAAAGATAG AAAGCCTCCTTGTTGTGGTTGTGTGTGCTGTCCTCGTCGCTCTCGTCCTAGCATGTTTTCTCCTCTGGAGACAGTTTGGGTCTTCTGAACCCCCTCTGCCCAAATCATTG AGGTTACTTTATGACCAGGAAATTCAAAATGCGACATTTATTGACCCCAGCAAGGCTGCGTCTGACCGCGAGAGCTTTGAGGGTGACAAGATTTCTATTGTATCCCTTTATGAGTTTACACTCATTGACAACCAGTCATACTACCACAGCTCTCAAAGTCTGGGCAAGGGGTATTACAAAAGCCCAATGCTGCAGGATCCAAACTACACTGAGGATTCTGCAGGGGTCTTAACCGTGGAGTCCGAAGGCTTGGAAATCGATGGAGCCGATTGTTTTGAACTTCTCTGGACATCAAATGTGACGCAGGAGAGAGGGGAAAGATATCCATATCTGAGTGAGACCCTGAACATCCCTTTGAGCTCAGTGCGAGTGAAATGCACAGAACGGGAAGAAACGACTGCTGGTCCAGAACAGGGTAGAGATGTTACGGGCCACATGTATGAGGACACTTAG
- the tesk1b gene encoding dual specificity testis-specific protein kinase 2, whose product MSFGTIMDNDDLDPEDSNIAMHGIHVAYRARPSSYRALRSAVSSLARIDDFICEKIGSGFFSEVFKVKHRVTGQVMALKMNTNASNRANMLKEVQLMNRLRHPNILRFVGVCVHEGHLHALTEYINGGNLEQLLNSDVFLSWSVRISLSLDIARGLQYLHSKGIFHRDLTSKNCLVRWENGHCSCVVADFGLAEKIPDHSDGTDKETLAVVGSPYWMAPEVLRGEHYNEKVDVFAYGIILCEIIGRIQADPDFLPRTEDFGLDVEAFQQMVADCPPHFFNFTVICCSMNPDSRPSFTEVVSELEKRVTDGEQSQCLQEPNVQDLLPPSPSSINILSRKPSLDIPADPRLCRSKSDMLPPPANLLSHATPTRVNPFSQRLDLNGGRIKLFDTPSKSVISLTFALPPPLDPCSPTSNNKPPPHFHKRSQSLPCTTEEIQSLRSSAENAKWKNNQSVIDLDVLKLKNELANLATGSMLDLGMDSVLTMSNESIFDSPITTELPDTPSEDIRHSYPEQENDKITSRDAVADDSGLPLDLELMSVNRIEESFEEPMDCTSSPDTLDGGVSTSPKSFSSGWNSPVSNGPRSLPPLLDTDNNNGNIPISRPLAWGNSSNGATTPLTPSEPDEVISCPGCCLAGMSFRSICTRGPRQNPYKNLNGDTSAKRLLCKSLPPSPTEPNIALPGTKT is encoded by the exons ATGTCATTCGGGACCATTATGGACAACGATGACCTGGACCCGGAGGATTCCAATATTGCCATGCACGGGATTCACGTAGCGTACCGGGCCAGGCCCTCATCTTACCGGGCACTGCGCAGCGCCGTGTCCAGTCTGGCACGAATTGATGACTTTATTTGCGAGAAGATCGGCTCAGGTTTCTTTTCGGAGGTGTTCAAG GTAAAGCATCGTGTTACAGGGCAGGTGATGGCGCTGAAGATGAACACCAATGCCAGTAACAGGGCCAACATGCTGAAGGAGGTACAGCTGATGAACCGCCTCAGACATCCCAACATACTCAG GTTTGTGGGAGTGTGTGTACATGAGGGACACCTCCATGCTCTCACAGAG TACATTAACGGTGGTAACCTGGAGCAGCTGTTAAACAGTGATGTGTTCCTCTCATGGTCTGTGAGAATAAGCCTCAGTCTGGACATAGCCAGAGGACTACAGTACCTCCACAGCAAAGGCATATTTCATCGAGACCTCACGTCAAAG AACTGTCTGGTGCGCTGGGAGAACGGACATTGCAGTTGCGTGGTGGCGGACTTTGGCCTGGCGGAGAAAATTCCTGATCACAG TGACGGAACCGACAAGGAGACCTTGGCTGTCGTGGGCTCTCCTTACTGGATGGCTCCAGAAGTGCTGAGAGGAGAACATTACAATGAAAAG GTGGATGTATTTGCATATGGTATAATTCTCTGCGAGATCATTGGCCGGATACAGGCGGATCCTGACTTCCTGCCACGGACTGAG GACTTTGGTCTGGATGTGGAGGCTTTTCAGCAGATGGTTGCAGACTGTCCTCCTCATTTCTTTAACTTCACTGTCATCTGCTGCAGC ATGAATCCAGACAGCCGGCCCTCGTTCACAGAGGTAGTGTCAGAGCTGGAGAAGAGAGTGACTGATGGAGAGCAGAGTCAATGTCTACAAGAGCCTAATGTACAGG ACCTGTTGCCTCCGAGCCCGTCGTCGATAAACATTCTCAGTCGAAAGCCTTCTCTTGACATTCCTGCTGACCCACGTCTCTGCCGAAGCAAGTCGGATATGCTTCCCCCTCCAGCCAACCTCCTGAGCCATGCCACACCTACCCGAGTCAACCCCTTCTCTCAGCGTCTGGACCTCAACGGCGGCCGCATCAAGCTCTTCGATACCCCGAGCAAGTCTGTCATTTCCCTCACCTTTGCTCTCCCCCCGCCCCTGGATCCATGCAGCCCCACGTCAAATAATAAGCCCCCGCCCCATTTCCATAAACGCAGCCAATCACTGCCCTGCACGACAGAAGAAATCCAATCTCTGCGGAGCAGCGCCGAAAATGCTAAGTGGAAGAACAATCAAAGTGTTATAGACTTAGATGTTTTGAAACTTAAAAACGAACTTGCAAATTTAGCCACTGGCAGTATGTTGGACTTGGGGATGGACAGTGTATTGACCATGAGTAACGAGAGTATTTTTGACTCGCCTATTACTACGGAACTACCTGATACACCCAGTGAGGACATTAGGCATTCATACCCCGAGCAGGAAAATGATAAAATCACAAGTCGCGATGCTGTAGCCGATGACTCTGGTCTCCCATTAGATCTCGAGTTGATGTCTGTAAACAGAATAGAGGAAAGCTTCGAGGAGCCTATGGACTGCACTAGCTCTCCTGATACACTAGATGGTGGTGTTTCTACATCACCCAAATCTTTTTCCAGTGGCTGGAACTCCCCCGTCTCCAACGGTCCACGCTCGTTACCACCATTACTAGACACGGACAATAACAATGGCAACATTCCAATAAGTCGACCCCTGGCATGGGGAAACAGCTCTAATGGTGCCACGACCCCTCTTACACCATCAGAACCCGACGAGGTTATATCCTGTCCGGGATGCTGCCTAGCAGGGATGAGTTTTCGCTCCATTTGCACACGTGGACCTCGACAGAATCCCTACAAGAACCTAAACGGCGACACGTCGGCGAAAAGACTCCTGTGCAAATCTTTGCCACCCTCACCCACAGAGCCGAACATTGCTTTGCCTGGCACAAAGACATGA
- the LOC129440524 gene encoding uncharacterized protein isoform X1, whose translation MPVGPINVCFFLLMLNSESVLALCEVRVRILNFGCHLDWECPDANPDTTYTVQTQSSTSGRPWKNVSDCIQISRKSCDLSHVFTNLNVFYFIRLSSEKQLDIIDETYCDPINDEAATFSPPSVTISMENQSLWVTVYFPCAPSISCKPHGEEALCPCPISDHTSDLSVTVILYNKNNPSDTQIRSDRNVEEASVRKEFGFLISGNVYCAVANFTSEGHLAPSPPSPPQCIYVPAKIESLLVVVVCAVLVALVLACFLLWRQFGSSEPPLPKSLRLLYDQEIQNATFIDPSKAASDRESFEGDKISIVSLYEFTLIDNQSYYHSSQSLGKGYYKSPMLQDPNYTEDSAGVLTVESEGLEIDGADCFELLWTSNVTQERGERYPYLSETLNIPLSSVRVKCTEREETTAGPEQGRDVTGHMYEDT comes from the exons ATGCCCGTTGGTCCCATAAACGTGTGTTTTTTTCTCTTGATGCTGAATTCAG AGTCTGTGCTCGCTTTATGTGAGGTGAGAGTGAGGATACTTAATTTTGGATGCCATCTTGACTGGGAGTGCCCTGATGCCAACCCTGACACAACTTACACGGTCCAGACTCAGAGCAGTACGAGTGG CAGACCATGGAAAAATGTTTCAGACTGCATCCAGATCTCCAGGAAGAGCTGTGATCTGTCACACGTCTTTACAAACCTAAACGTCTTCTACTTCATTAGACTGAGTTCAGAGAAGCAGTTGGACATCATCGATGAAACATACTGTGACCCAATAAATGACG AGGCCGCCACATTCAGTCCTCCATCCGTCACCATTTCAATGGAGAACCAAAGCCTCTGGGTGACTGTATATTTTCCTTGTGCTCCATCCATAAGCTGCAAACCTCATGGAGAAGAAGCACTTTGCCCCTGCCCCATATCTGACCATACAAGCGACCTCTCAGTTACAGTCATACTGTACAACAAAAATAATCCCTCAGACACACAG ATACGATCTGATAGAAATGTGGAGGAAGCATCTGTCCGGAAGGAATTTGGGTTCCTCATATCTGGGAACGTGTACTGCGCCGTTGCCAACTTCACATCTGAAGGCCATCTTGCGCCTTCACCCCCCAGCCCTCCGCAGTGTATTTACGTACCAGCAAAGATAG AAAGCCTCCTTGTTGTGGTTGTGTGTGCTGTCCTCGTCGCTCTCGTCCTAGCATGTTTTCTCCTCTGGAGACAGTTTGGGTCTTCTGAACCCCCTCTGCCCAAATCATTG AGGTTACTTTATGACCAGGAAATTCAAAATGCGACATTTATTGACCCCAGCAAGGCTGCGTCTGACCGCGAGAGCTTTGAGGGTGACAAGATTTCTATTGTATCCCTTTATGAGTTTACACTCATTGACAACCAGTCATACTACCACAGCTCTCAAAGTCTGGGCAAGGGGTATTACAAAAGCCCAATGCTGCAGGATCCAAACTACACTGAGGATTCTGCAGGGGTCTTAACCGTGGAGTCCGAAGGCTTGGAAATCGATGGAGCCGATTGTTTTGAACTTCTCTGGACATCAAATGTGACGCAGGAGAGAGGGGAAAGATATCCATATCTGAGTGAGACCCTGAACATCCCTTTGAGCTCAGTGCGAGTGAAATGCACAGAACGGGAAGAAACGACTGCTGGTCCAGAACAGGGTAGAGATGTTACGGGCCACATGTATGAGGACACTTAG